A DNA window from Candidatus Zixiibacteriota bacterium contains the following coding sequences:
- a CDS encoding DUF3857 domain-containing protein: MRRLPLQIARLGFVVTLMTSAGTAQESYDGRIDIAAQLAIAIRTIDTAKADAVILSEGRSVTWSHDGRMSTLVHRILLVNSNVAGDLYADNRIPFDQEHCTFTPLALRTWRDNRWWPTDSTGIVETLPFALEHAVDYAGMREMMLLHNGVEVPCILELAYRIDDKAPYRRSIDGVFQFQRDDPAVRCWLELAVPRGTKLHLAVSADVPPPVRRIDQENGMEIVRWEMGPSSASPLPHTVDQAAELPHVAWTVWSSWTDLGAFVQHPFQSAGINDPLLIKAADSLIHLSRTFGERVMSIARFVNDRVTYVNYPESYWWSAARTADQVYNSAYGHRLDRAVLASALFRRVGVSTHPLFVSKGTTPIDSDVPSLAPFEGIDLLIEDNIFRAVYHPNDGTISYGDMGLAGRTLWNPDTDSAPHRMGESPARYAVRVDLSYDKEKAKFVGKGMLAADGEMCPFSQMSGLESEAKTYLGGLAASVLKGTTVTEYNPGRFEPEAVSVGFMVELPKPEPDDFARTVISIGRPKDGVFDHLPHDLLVYQPERQSTVHLSSPVMQRVMLSIDTTSVQVVHYPTPMRVENAAGQFSVMAEIRDGRLVVIRELQLVKTQVSSSEWPALRQLLLAEASEKNAIVMLKPAPAVAK, encoded by the coding sequence ATGAGACGTTTACCCCTTCAAATTGCACGCCTCGGTTTCGTGGTGACCTTGATGACTTCCGCAGGCACTGCTCAGGAATCATACGATGGTCGGATTGACATCGCGGCACAGCTGGCCATCGCTATCCGCACCATTGACACCGCCAAGGCCGACGCTGTCATATTGTCCGAGGGCAGATCAGTGACATGGTCGCACGACGGCCGGATGTCCACACTGGTGCATCGTATTCTGCTGGTCAATTCAAATGTGGCCGGCGATCTCTATGCCGATAACCGCATCCCGTTCGATCAAGAGCATTGCACCTTCACGCCGTTGGCTCTCCGCACCTGGCGGGACAATCGGTGGTGGCCAACCGATTCCACCGGAATCGTCGAGACGCTTCCGTTTGCACTCGAACATGCCGTCGATTACGCCGGTATGCGCGAGATGATGCTCTTGCACAACGGGGTGGAGGTTCCCTGTATACTGGAACTGGCCTACCGCATAGACGACAAAGCGCCATACCGCAGATCGATAGACGGCGTATTCCAGTTTCAGCGCGATGATCCCGCAGTGCGATGCTGGCTGGAACTCGCGGTGCCTCGCGGCACGAAATTGCATCTGGCCGTTTCCGCTGATGTGCCGCCACCCGTCCGCAGAATTGACCAAGAGAACGGGATGGAAATCGTTCGATGGGAGATGGGCCCATCATCGGCCAGTCCGCTGCCACATACGGTCGACCAGGCTGCGGAACTGCCGCACGTCGCCTGGACAGTGTGGAGTAGCTGGACTGATCTGGGAGCGTTCGTTCAGCATCCTTTTCAATCCGCCGGCATCAACGATCCATTGCTAATCAAGGCCGCGGATTCTCTCATTCACTTGTCCCGAACGTTCGGTGAGAGGGTGATGTCCATAGCCAGATTCGTGAATGACAGGGTAACCTATGTCAACTATCCGGAATCCTACTGGTGGTCTGCAGCAAGGACAGCTGACCAGGTCTACAATTCAGCCTACGGTCACCGCCTCGACCGCGCCGTCCTGGCATCCGCGCTCTTCAGGCGAGTGGGTGTTTCTACGCATCCATTGTTTGTGAGCAAGGGGACCACGCCAATCGATTCCGACGTTCCGTCATTGGCGCCCTTTGAGGGAATAGACTTGCTGATTGAGGATAATATCTTTCGAGCCGTATACCACCCCAACGATGGTACGATATCGTACGGGGACATGGGCTTGGCAGGCCGCACGCTTTGGAATCCCGACACGGACAGTGCACCACATCGAATGGGGGAGAGTCCAGCTCGTTACGCTGTCCGCGTTGATCTGAGCTACGACAAAGAGAAGGCCAAATTTGTCGGTAAAGGGATGCTGGCAGCGGATGGAGAAATGTGTCCGTTCAGCCAGATGTCCGGCTTGGAATCAGAGGCCAAGACCTATCTGGGTGGTCTTGCTGCAAGCGTGCTAAAGGGAACAACTGTAACTGAATATAACCCAGGCCGCTTCGAACCGGAAGCTGTGTCGGTGGGCTTCATGGTCGAACTCCCCAAACCAGAACCGGACGATTTCGCACGGACCGTCATATCGATTGGACGCCCGAAAGACGGCGTCTTTGATCATTTGCCGCACGATCTTCTCGTATATCAACCGGAACGCCAATCAACCGTGCACCTTTCGTCCCCGGTGATGCAGCGCGTTATGCTGTCAATAGATACAACGTCGGTTCAGGTTGTCCATTATCCGACTCCCATGCGCGTCGAGAATGCCGCGGGTCAGTTCTCTGTAATGGCGGAGATTCGCGATGGTCGATTGGTCGTGATTCGTGAACTGCAGCTTGTCAAAACGCAGGTTTCGTCATCGGAGTGGCCCGCCTTAAGGCAGTTGCTGCTGGCCGAAGCGAGCGAGAAGAATGCCATAGTCATGTTGAAACCTGCCCCGGCTGTGGCGAAATAA
- a CDS encoding DUF3857 domain-containing transglutaminase family protein yields the protein MVKKWCMQAMVLALLLPGRGESEPTLPPGYTPPLTVFERVKRAGTAKEFEGAPYIFVLDSTVNRVSDVGIAYTDSYVLYKVLTEEGCRNLAVLNWGYEPLSSHVDVKSVSVIRGDTVISVSVDGVRDLPAPQSMIYWGNRIELLQLPRLHVGDGIEVRSFRKGYSYALLDQPGVPMEDERYIPPMRGEYFDIVLFEATVPIVEKRYQLALPSRKRLHSQVYNGPMYSSTSYSADTTFYIWWAKDMPAWKPERSHPDDPDILTKVVLATVESWEAKSRWFFEVNNGQFAATEPIREKVTEILTNAGVSRGTDEQKAFELVHWVAQNIRYSGQTMGKGEGFTLHPGDMIFEQRSGVCKDIAGMLVTMMRAAGLEANPAMTMAGSRIDDVPADQFNHCVVALHKPDGSYEMYDPTWVPDYKDIWSKYESEQHYLVGSATGERLNRIRYSAPEESPMRVTSKAKILADGTLEGELSVDSDGAMDSRLRRMLVNTRKSEMNLALAKLLRPIDDRVELLGYQHGNPLDFKKSMWWKISFRVLDYARRVDSALEFKSPLMQVTTNSPTLLSPVTGEWPEKRNDDVFLYTTQLLDGREFITLPPGYKVNTPKNGSTVDETYAAFHGSAEMKGQELLVTQRVEIRRRQIPPGGYTGFRKALKETKAYAATIYRAEKGGTR from the coding sequence ATGGTGAAAAAGTGGTGCATGCAGGCAATGGTGTTGGCACTCCTGTTGCCTGGACGAGGCGAAAGCGAACCAACACTCCCACCAGGCTACACTCCGCCACTGACGGTCTTTGAACGCGTCAAGCGAGCTGGAACTGCGAAGGAATTCGAAGGCGCCCCGTACATATTCGTGCTCGACTCGACTGTTAACCGGGTGAGTGACGTCGGCATAGCATACACCGACAGTTATGTCCTGTACAAAGTACTCACCGAGGAAGGGTGTCGCAATCTTGCTGTCCTGAATTGGGGGTATGAGCCACTCAGCAGTCATGTCGACGTGAAGAGCGTCTCTGTCATTCGTGGTGACACGGTAATTTCAGTTTCAGTCGATGGTGTCAGGGACCTTCCGGCACCGCAGAGCATGATCTACTGGGGGAATCGGATCGAGCTGCTGCAGTTGCCGCGATTGCACGTCGGAGACGGCATAGAAGTGCGCTCGTTTCGAAAGGGATACTCGTACGCCTTGTTGGACCAGCCGGGTGTGCCGATGGAGGACGAACGGTACATCCCGCCGATGCGCGGCGAATATTTCGACATCGTGTTGTTTGAAGCTACCGTCCCGATAGTCGAGAAAAGGTACCAACTTGCCTTGCCATCACGGAAGCGGCTTCATTCACAGGTATACAATGGTCCGATGTACAGCAGCACCAGCTACTCCGCTGATACCACCTTCTATATATGGTGGGCCAAAGATATGCCCGCCTGGAAACCGGAACGGTCACACCCTGACGACCCCGACATTCTGACCAAGGTGGTTCTGGCCACGGTCGAAAGCTGGGAGGCGAAGAGCCGGTGGTTTTTCGAGGTCAACAACGGGCAGTTTGCCGCGACAGAGCCTATTCGTGAGAAAGTGACTGAGATACTCACGAACGCCGGAGTAAGCCGAGGGACCGACGAACAGAAAGCGTTCGAGCTCGTACACTGGGTAGCGCAGAATATCCGCTACAGTGGTCAGACAATGGGCAAAGGGGAAGGATTCACACTTCATCCCGGGGATATGATATTCGAGCAGAGAAGCGGCGTCTGCAAGGATATTGCGGGCATGCTGGTAACCATGATGCGCGCGGCCGGTCTTGAGGCAAATCCGGCTATGACTATGGCCGGGAGCCGGATCGACGATGTTCCTGCGGACCAGTTCAACCACTGTGTGGTTGCGCTCCACAAACCAGATGGCAGCTACGAAATGTATGACCCGACCTGGGTGCCGGATTACAAAGACATCTGGAGCAAATACGAATCCGAACAGCATTATCTGGTCGGCTCGGCAACCGGCGAACGACTCAACCGCATTCGCTATAGCGCGCCGGAGGAATCCCCGATGCGGGTCACGAGCAAGGCGAAGATCCTTGCGGATGGGACGCTGGAGGGAGAGCTGTCTGTCGATTCCGATGGGGCTATGGACAGCCGTCTTCGCCGCATGCTGGTAAACACACGAAAGTCCGAAATGAACCTTGCTCTTGCCAAACTCCTTCGGCCGATCGACGATCGAGTCGAACTTCTGGGATACCAACATGGGAACCCACTTGACTTCAAGAAATCCATGTGGTGGAAAATCAGTTTTCGTGTTCTGGATTACGCCCGGCGAGTGGACAGCGCCCTCGAATTCAAGAGCCCGCTGATGCAAGTGACCACCAATAGCCCCACGCTGTTGAGCCCGGTAACTGGTGAATGGCCGGAAAAACGAAACGACGATGTCTTCCTGTATACAACACAACTTCTTGACGGTCGCGAATTCATTACTCTTCCGCCCGGTTACAAGGTCAACACGCCCAAGAACGGCAGCACTGTCGATGAGACCTATGCCGCGTTCCATGGTTCGGCCGAGATGAAAGGGCAGGAACTGCTCGTCACTCAGAGAGTAGAGATTCGACGACGGCAGATACCGCCTGGCGGCTATACTGGCTTTCGCAAGGCGCTCAAAGAAACGAAGGCCTACGCCGCGACCATTTATCGAGCCGAGAAAGGAGGGACGAGATGA
- a CDS encoding GYD domain-containing protein — protein MKTFIMMSRLCPHGPSLVEVAARVKNGEKVGRAWVDQVKQLCPEAKFVAHFALLGPYDFMDIYEAPDEQVAAKVAMIGSARGAFQVETWMALADARLVELAREVHGAAKAE, from the coding sequence ATGAAAACGTTTATCATGATGAGCCGCCTCTGTCCGCATGGTCCCAGCCTGGTAGAGGTAGCCGCGCGAGTGAAAAATGGCGAGAAGGTTGGTCGCGCCTGGGTGGATCAGGTTAAGCAGCTCTGTCCTGAAGCGAAGTTCGTCGCCCATTTCGCTCTCCTCGGACCGTATGACTTCATGGACATTTATGAAGCGCCGGACGAGCAGGTAGCGGCCAAGGTTGCGATGATCGGCAGCGCCCGCGGAGCTTTCCAGGTAGAGACCTGGATGGCGTTGGCTGATGCCAGGCTGGTTGAACTTGCCCGAGAAGTCCACGGCGCGGCAAAAGCTGAGTAG